One region of Polaribacter pectinis genomic DNA includes:
- a CDS encoding DUF420 domain-containing protein, with translation MSNLEQEKKYKKIITLLSVIIPLAVAALFGVNLRKLGFNVEPLTFLPPIYATINGLTAIVLIAAVVAIKNGNRKLHEQLNTFAIGCSLLFLLLYIAYHMTSDSTKFGGEGTIKYIYYFILITHIILSIIVIPFVLTTFMRAKLGNFPQHKKIAKFTFPLWLYVAITGVVVYVMISPYYA, from the coding sequence ATGAGTAATTTAGAGCAAGAAAAAAAATATAAAAAAATTATTACTTTATTATCAGTAATAATTCCTTTGGCTGTGGCAGCCTTATTTGGTGTTAATTTAAGAAAATTAGGTTTTAATGTAGAACCTTTAACATTTTTACCTCCAATTTATGCAACTATAAATGGGTTAACTGCAATTGTATTAATTGCAGCAGTTGTTGCAATTAAAAATGGAAATAGAAAGTTACACGAACAACTGAATACCTTTGCAATTGGGTGTTCATTGTTATTTTTACTTTTATACATTGCATATCATATGACATCCGACTCCACTAAATTTGGAGGAGAAGGAACTATAAAATACATTTATTATTTTATTTTAATAACACACATTATACTATCTATAATTGTAATTCCTTTTGTGTTAACTACTTTTATGAGAGCCAAGTTGGGTAATTTTCCACAACATAAAAAAATAGCAAAATTCACATTTCCATTGTGGCTATATGTTGCAATTACAGGAGTTGTAGTGTATGTAATGATATCTCCATATTATGCTTAA